The Primulina eburnea isolate SZY01 chromosome 6, ASM2296580v1, whole genome shotgun sequence genome contains a region encoding:
- the LOC140833334 gene encoding uncharacterized protein: MHGIDPEMVKEAVQELYGPALKQIGRPEFHKPYPDYIDVNNPYPRGYRVHDFSLFSGEDGQSSMEHIARFTIQCGELANLENFNNLKLRLFPNSLTGTAFAWYASLPRNSVMSWQEMERQFHIQFYRTEPEVCIEDLSRVTQKKGESVEYFIDRFKKMKNRCKVFLPETEFVKMAQKGLDFELRKKFQGMEFRDFFELAAKVAEYEELLREESYKKKTTMGSYYQEVEEVALAEMQSAGSCTVPLQKKKPTEKNNSQLPKDMQYTFDVSKTEEVFDFLVKEKFITFPPDHKMPPTEELKGREYCKYHNSYNHATKSCWAFKNILQDRINKGVVKFPNKQESMAVDDDPFPPVALVHVNVTDLRDLLNEKRSRSFAVKDRVIKKYWIPKGQLFEAHGRHSADQIRTVQPRFPRNVGESAAFRPRNQHFLERPMVEKQRFRGESSCNHRQRYSDRRNAYEFESRRVETRKLSADQGRERRSYEITKGKMIENSGVKPRYVLPARGEFSESWRVSQHKKFPRPPTRTQKRRLLRERALARREESAKLKNESTIDVPVSREPVGSKSKFGRSATEDKFVEDDDDLLSEEDDQARKTINFCIGEFHITVDCATGVVILPERFKMMEEEWGVDAP; this comes from the coding sequence ATGCACGGGATTGATCCAGAAATGGTGAAAGAAGCTGTTCAAGAGCTGTATGGGCCGGCCTTGAAACAAATTGGCCGCCCAGAGTTCCACAAACCCTATCCAGACTACATTGACGTGAATAACCCGTACCCAAGGGGTTATAGAGTTCATGATTTCAGTTTATTCTCCGGGGAGGATGGGCAGTCCAGCATGGAACACATAGCCAGATTCACCATCCAGTGCGGGGAATTAGCCAACTTGGAGAACTTCAACAATCTAAAGTTGCGGCTATTCCCGAATTCCCTCACTGGGACTGCATTCGCCTGGTATGCCTCACTCCCCAGAAATTCAGTAATGAGTTGGCAAGAGATGGAAAGGcaatttcacattcaattctatAGAACAGAGCCTGAAGTGTGCATTGAGGACTTATCCAGAGTCACTCAAAAGAAAGGAGAGTCTGTGGAATATTTCATAGACAGGTTCAAGAAGATGAAGAATAGGTGCAAGGTGTTCCTACCGGAGACCGAGTTCGTGAAGATGGCACAAAAGGGGCTAGATTTTGAATTGAGGAAGAAATTCCAGGGAATGGAGTTCAGGGATTTCTTCGAGCTAGCTGCCAAAGTGGCTGAATATGAAGAACTATTGCGGGAAGAGTCGTACAAGAAGAAAACTACTATGGGGTCTTATTATCAGGAGGTGGAAGAGGTGGCATTGGCAGAGATGCAATCGGCCGGGTCTTGCACAGTTCCGCTGCAAAAAAAGAAGCCAACAGAGAAGAACAACTCTCAACTCCCCAAAGACATGCAGTATACATTCGATGTATCAAAGACCGAAGAAGTTTTCGACTTTTTGGTGAAAGAAAAGTTCATCACATTCCCGCCTGATCACAAGATGCCACCTACAGAAGAGCTGAAGGGACGAGAGTATTGTAAATACCACAACTCCTATAATCATGCCACCAAATCTTGTTGGGCGTTCAAGAACATTTTGCAAGATAGAATTAATAAGGGAGTTGTGAAATTCCCCAACAAACAAGAGTCTATGGCGGTGGATGATGATCCTTTTCCTCCGGTAGCTTTGGTTCATGTGAATGTGACAGATTTGAGGGATCTTCTCAATGAGAAAAGAAGCCGATCCTTTGCAGTGAAAGACCGGGTAATCAAGAAATACTGGATTCCAAAGGGTCAATTGTTTGAAGCTCATGGAAGACATAGTGCCGATCAAATACGAACAGTTCAACCGCGTTTTCCCAGAAATGTTGGTGAATCCGCGGCCTTTAGGCCGAGGAATCAACATTTCCTTGAAAGACCGATGGTGGAAAAACAAAGGTTTAGAGGGGAGTCATCTTGCAATCATCGCCAAAGGTATTCGGACAGGAGAAATGCTTATGAATTTGAGTCACGAAGGGTGGAAACTAGAAAATTATCAGCCGATCAAGGCAGAGAACGGCGTTCATATGAAATcacaaaaggaaaaatgattgagAACAGTGGAGTAAAGCCGAGATACGTTCTTCCAGCCAGAGGGGAGTTCAGTGAGTCTTGGAGGGTGTCCCAACACAAAAAGTTCCCTAGGCCACCGACTAGGACACAAAAGAGACGATTACTGAGAGAAAGAGCTCTTGCAAGAAGAGAGGAGTCCGCTAAGTTAAAAAATGAATCCACAATTGATGTTCCAGTTTCCAGGGAGCCAGTGGGGAGTAAATCCAAGTTTGGAAGATCGGCTACCGAAGATAAGTttgttgaagatgatgatgatttGTTAAGCGAAGAGGATGATCAAGCAAGAAAAACAATTAATTTTTGCATTGGAGAATTTCACATCACTGTGGATTGTGCCACAGGAGTAGTGATACTACCCGAGAGATTCAAAATGATGGAAGAAGAATGGGGAGTTGATGCCCCATGA